TtttaaacaaatgagaaaaagtaaaatatttttgttgtttatttcgtTTGTCATtaatttaataagtaaaaaactgtgtttcatgtattaaaatacgtaacaaaattgtgaaaaattactTGTAAAACACAGAAAACTGACGGATGTAACGATCAACATTTCGGGAAAGTTTCATCGTTACttcaaaaaaatgtttcttcacCTTTATCTATGAACACATGgtaaaaagatttaaataaacatataaacgataaatattgtatatatatatatatatatatatatatatatatatatatatatatatatatatatatatatatatatatatatataaaaattttcttaagctatttatatttaatgaagcaTACACTAATATAAattgttacataaaaaagtacttCAAAAGACCGTAAGGTTTTAACAAGACCACAGTAAAAGAATTGCACAATCACGGAAACTTACTGTGTGATAATTTTAGCGGAGCAAAGGTGAAAGTGGAAACTGTCGTGAGTGTTAATACTACCTTGACTCTCCagttataattatgtatgtatggatgtataaaaCTACTTATATCAGgcataatgtgtatacatacacaaatgagTAATTACATACGAAAAAGCGCCGTCAATAAAAACAAgacttaaaatatataatgttgaaAGTAATAAATTCAGTTCCTGGTGCCATAACTGTTCTTCCCCTCAACCAAAATAACCCCCTCCCTCAcactcccttccctccctccccttctctcctgCCCACTCTCGCCTCCCAACAACAAGCAGGTAATCACAGCAGTCTGCTGGTCCACGTCAATTTTCTTGACGGAACCGTCCATCCCGAAGTAGCACGAAACTCCCATTACGAAACGCAGGCCAAGGGACATGAGTAATCCGACAAGGAGGTCTGATTCAACCTCAACTGCCCTTTTTTGCTGAAGTGGTCAAGTTGTGGTCACTGGGACTTgggtaaagtaataataataataataataataataacagtgctaGTGACAACAGTACAAgaacatcaataacaacaaaaccaataataataataataataataataataataataataataataataataataataacagtgctaGTGACAACAGTACAAgaacatcaataacaacaaaaccataaataataataataataataataataataataataataataataataataataataataacagtgctaGTGACAACAGTACAAgaacatcaataacaacaaatccataaataataataataataataataataataataataataataataataatagtaacaacagtGCTAGTGACAAGAGCACAAgaatatcaataacaacaacaacaacaataataataataataataataataataataataataataataataataataataataatggtgaagaaagcCACAATGATTcagcgtaaatatatattaaaaaatataaagataccaataaaacaagagctttcgagaacctgctcgattctccttatcaatgagaatcaagcaggttctcgaaagctctcgttttgtatatgtatctttatatattttaatatacatctacactgaaatctcaatggatttcttcaacattttagtgactcatgcgattctaaggttttataaataataataataataataataataataataataataataataataataataataataataataataataataataatgtcatcaacAGTAAAACCTTACCTTTTATAACAAAACACCATTCACACAAAAACATCGGTAACAACAAAACAATCATCAAAAACacaaagagaagaaatatattcCCAGCATTCTTAAACAGACCCGAAAATCATAACGTCAAGCAAATAGAATAGAGTATTTTGAAACTCCATTGAAATTATGCCTCTCCAAATATTTAGTTTAATAAGgatattatgaaaatgatgatgacggCATTCATGATTCTATTTTCTTTCGCATTGCTACCCTCGAGCCCATATAAACCTGTACGTATACAAGAGCGAGCCAGATCTCTTGTGAAGTAGCGTCTCCTAGGCCTTTTTAGTTGAATTCAAGAATATCTCTGGCTTAGGAAGTATACGCAACCCACCAATCAATAACAATTGGGTTCGTATGACAGAACTTACATAAGTGTTTATGCATACaattacttaaatatacatatttgcatatgcataaagacatacatacattcatagagacaaacatgtatacatatatatataatgtgtatatatatatatatatatatatatatatatatatatatatatatatatatatatatatatatatatatatatatatatatatatatatataattgttgtatttcctaaaaaaaaaattaaatcgatAATTAACTGGATGATATACGGCGATATACTCTACCTTCAACTGTGTACCTCCTACCGGGCctactacacacacatacgagcATACGCCCTCTTGAAGCCCTTCGCCGCACTGTCCCGAACTTGTAGTCGCTGGCGAAGAGGACTTCGCTGGAATCGGTGGGAGTGATGTCGTCTGCATCATCGAACTCTCTCCTGGAATCGTCATCTTCGGTGTCCGTCGGAGTAGCCTCGGAATCGGAGCCCTCTTTACTATCGTATAAAGTGCCTCCCGCTTGATCATCCACCAAGATACGCACTCTCCCGTCAATAGAGCCTCTCCAGGCCTCCTCCGGAGGATTGCTCGATTCCAGTGACCCCCTCCAGGAGAAACACGACCGAGAGGACTTACTCTTCCTCCTCAGAAAGCCGTAATCCCAACCGGGAATGTCGCTTAGGCGACGGCTAGGTTCGGCCCCAACGCTGTAGATCGTAGCGTCAGAGATCTTCCTGTGCCTGTCTAGAGTATGGGTCGTACGGCCCGTCCCGTAGACGGTCTTCGGTCTCCGTTCGTTCAGGCTATGCACGGACAACGACTCGTGGATGGGAGTTTTCCTCGAGGGGTCTTTATTCCTGTAGGAATATAGTTCCCCGTCGGAGGTCCTTCTTTTCAAAGAAGGTCTCCTGTTACTACCTTTGGCTTTCCCTTCCcctttggcattttcttcttcttccggatCGAAGGTGTACTGCTTGGCAACGACCAAGTCCACGTCCTCTGAGTCCGTGGATTTCTTGCGCTTCTGCTTCCGGGATTTGAACAGCTTCTTGCGGAATTTCTCCATCTGCACAACGTTCTTCGCTTACGGATACAAATTACTCATTTCTAAGAAGGCCACAAAAATTGATTATGGAAGGATacatgtcagtctctctctctctctctctctctctctctctctctctctctctctctctctcaaactgtcaTTTACATGTAATGAcagaaaatcaacaacaacaacaacaacaactataataataataataataataataataataataataataataataataataataataatttactgaataaaattaGAGAGATGCTATGTAGCCACTTTCAAGTAGGATGGCAATACACTACACCCTTACATGAACAACAAATGAGTAGGGTAATCATGCTGTAAAAAACACAGTTAAACTGAACGTTGACTTGTAAAGGAAGACGCTTTTTAATAAAaccatttcattaaatatatctaCAATTAAGAACCTACTTTACCTAGAGGAGGCAAGCATAAAAACAGTTACATTTCACAGCTATGTTTAGTAACAGCGCGAGCTTCAGGTATGAAGTGATTTACATATGCTTATATATCCCAAGATAATAGTTAGATCCCTAAACAGTTTTTAAGAGTAAAAAGCCAAAGGGTGGACAATCAAATTCCCACTTCTAAACCcagacacaaatataaaataatggaaaatgtcGTAGCAAGTGGGCTTAACCGCAATGGAAGTGATGGACCTTTGTGCGCCTTAAAAGAAAGGTTACAGGAGTCAGAATaaacagaagcaggaagtgaATTCCAAAATGTAACCAAAGGATTACTGACTTCCACAGAGTAACCGTAGAAAAATAGTGTCCTGACCGGTGTCACGAGGCGTCCGTCAAAGATTCTGAATACTTGAAGGAAGGGAAAGCAGTAAAAAATACGGCTGAAATTATTCGAACGATATAAGAGGAATTTTCCGCTCAAAGAAAGAATCCAGGTGAGGGCAGGAaagctttttaatatttatccGAAGAAACACAGATATTAAATCAATTTCATGTTGAAAACACCCGAGAAAAAGTCTGGTACACATTCTAAACATTCACCATGAACAGGAACTGGCTGCCTAAAGAGGTTACTTCAACTGGTTTTATTTACCCTAGTCAAGGAAAATATCAGGTGTTCAAGGGCTGTAAACAATGCCAGAAGAGGAGGGGTGGttgggtgggaggggagggggttaggggagggggCGTTTGCAAGGGAGTCGGTAGCATATAAACGGGGCTGGTTAAATAATGTTCCACTTCGACTTGCGTAAAGATGACTATGTTTGCTGTGCTTCCTTCAACTCATGTAAATATTCCCTTCCTTCTTTTTAACATATGTTATCAAACACGAAAAGATTCTCTTTTTTAGCGTATTAAGATAGCCACTTTTCTTCACTGCAAAGGCAACTCTATTACTTCCTTCGTGGATATGTCCCACCCtttcacttcattttcctttttcttgtgttCTTGGGAGTTAGGCTAGAATAGGACTTTAGCGTGCTCTTCACTCTACTATAAAAAACAAATCTATCATTCGAACATTACAAACAGTGGTCCTTTTGCTTTCCTGAAAACAATTCAGCTATAACTTCGTGCCTATCATGGTAAAACTGGATTCTACTTTTaattaaaagacgaaaaaaatagttttattcttaGTCATTTTGATACAAATAGCAGCTCCTTATAAAACAACTGTTTACCAAGAGTATTCCAGCGTTTagtataataaatatcttctaaaCATTTTTGTGATCCACATCTGAGTACTGAATAATATGATGGCTGCTATCGATGCTACTGGGAATGGCATAACCAATTATGTGTTTAAAGAAAgagctttaatataaaaaaaaagttcagtattCTTGTGAATTGGACATTCAAAGCTCCTTGTCATATGAGCAAAAATGTATTTCAGGTACTAATTTTCTGCTTCAGTATTCAATGGAAACCTCCGATAAAACCATCATTTCATGTTACAAGATACCACAGACAATAATGTAACTACAAAACTGCAACAGTTATTAAACGAAATaaccccaaaataaaaaagaattccaaCCAAACATGAAGAGTCGACATTAAGATACACGATGCAACTTGAATTCCCCCCTATCTATTCCAAGACGCCTGAGCATCGTGTTTGGACAACTGGTAccgatgagccatttgactttcaACAGGTCACAGCTGCTTTAGGTCATCAAGGACAAACGACATTCGTTATGCTGAGTAAACATCAATCGAATTGAGATATCTTACGGCGGATGCACGCGTCCGGATTAGACAGGCCCTCTCCAAAGTCTGCCTTTTGATGTATACAATAACCACCACATTCATATGTGACTTTAAACAGACATGAGATTAAAAGAACAAGCGAATATATAATTACCTACTATATACTATTATCAATGTGTCTACATAAAGGTTTATGTATCTATGTTTAAACACACAAGAATCCATTTACTTCTTTACTAACATACTTCATACCTACATACGACTGTGACTTGAAAGAAGCAACTTTATCTTATTTCCAATAACATTTTCAAGGGGCTGAGTTTTTCAACAGATCTTACACATTTTAAAATCtgacttacaaaataaatgatcATTCGATCTTATCTTAGgaaga
This genomic stretch from Macrobrachium rosenbergii isolate ZJJX-2024 chromosome 23, ASM4041242v1, whole genome shotgun sequence harbors:
- the LOC136851575 gene encoding uncharacterized protein isoform X1, producing the protein MEKFRKKLFKSRKQKRKKSTDSEDVDLVVAKQYTFDPEEEENAKGEGKAKGSNRRPSLKRRTSDGELYSYRNKDPSRKTPIHESLSVHSLNERRPKTVYGTGRTTHTLDRHRKISDATIYSVGAEPSRRLSDIPGWDYGFLRRKSKSSRSCFSWRGSLESSNPPEEAWRGSIDGRVRILVDDQAGGTLYDSKEGSDSEATPTDTEDDDSRREFDDADDITPTDSSEVLFASDYKFGTVRRRASRGRMLVCVCSRPGRRYTVEGLAAQPAAANALSLPHIHQLSDYDEDNTNNDSPTENDPEQEVKPTNKRSDKSKKTKLKRRRAYYRTQKDGRSKSLTHIDTLGEPGMLLPGEDMEGRSGDPSTDKLGVPDAHSVRRRKLSLANKVSSCEYMVVVLEYYVDPVEESSKHLEAPR